The Amphiura filiformis chromosome 8, Afil_fr2py, whole genome shotgun sequence genomic sequence CTCTGCACCCGAATCAATAAAAAAGGAGGCgaaattaattattattagaagaatatattttaaaaactagaaaACATTATTAACAGCGAGTAAGAATGGCATTCACCCTTTTCTttccttgaaaattgtcccaaccCGTCCCTGTGTTCAAAATTTGAacttcaaatggaccccaatggaaacaaGCTTCATAAGAAGCTTTCTTGAGTGTATCTAGGGTGGTAAAACcccaacaaatcaaataaaaaaagctaAAGCTACTACACTTACGTTGCTGTTGACACCTTTTAACAACATCATTAAGACAAGGAAACACATCTGACACCAAGTTATACAATTCCTGATCATATCCTCTCAACGACTCTCGCGTACTGATGTTGTTATGTACACCGTCAATAAAATTCCGATGAGTGTCAACATTGAAGAATTTTTGAACTCCTTCGGCAAAATACTCCTTGATATTGGCTTTTGCATACGTTTGTTTCCAAAGTCCTTTCTCTTCAGCATTGTCAAATGCCTGTTGCAGTCTTGTTTGAAACGTTTGATCGACCTTGTTCATTCCTATGAGATGAATAGAATGCGCAAATTCGTGCATGAGAAGATCTTCTTCGTACCACCTGTCTTGACGTTGTCCTAAACACAGAAGGTTCTCTTCAGATGCAGATGTTACAGGGATATGTAAAGTACCTCCAAGACCTCTTGCTCTATCATTCCATGTATCATCCAGGAAACTATGCTCCGGGATGTCATTGGtcaattcatcaataccaattacAGCAACTCGCCCATGTCCATCGTAGAGTGCATCTCGGACATCTTTCCTATCGGCTAGCATAAAACGTACCACGTAGCAAGCTCTATGGAGAGCTTCATCAGATACTTCCGAGGACGAGAGAATAGGGATACCGTAGGCATCAGTGTACTTCTGGTAGAAGTTGTCCAGATCGAGCGTTGAACGGACGTCATCGGGAACGGTTGTTATCATGTCGCATGTGGATACGTCAGAAGCTTGACCACGTCCTGACGGGATGCCTCGGGGATAGCGCGATAGCAATCTATGAAGATCTGTATCTGAGTAACAAATTACAAATTAATTTTTATGATTCACTTTGATATATAATTAAGATTATTTACATATCTAGTGCATAAACaacattatgtaaattttacatagAAACTCTGTTCAAATACGTTCAAAATGTCAATGATGGTTGTGGTGGTAGCAATGACTAAAATCCCatgtcgaaaacgatttgtccctaatttgggaccccaaaagattgaaaatttaatatttaatcgGGAAATTTAAGAGAGCACCATGAGAGAATTCCTCCTTCGGATAAGACGTTAAGGAATCGGTCCCGTGTACATAAGAGGCATACCTGTacacaggccttgccgtttgaggcgagcgatcgctctcgctcgccaccgctcgcccaaactcgatttctagccagcgattttccactcgccatagacacttaATATCACTCGccgcgaatctcccaaaatctacCATCGAATCAACCAATTCAGCATTAATCGATTTTGTGCCCCCTCCAAGCGGAGAAAGTCAAATATTTTAGCGCaatttcaacataaatacataGATACCGTTTTAAGACCAAAGCTTtacttgattataaccaaataagtgatatttgtgaaaattcgaccactcgcctagcatcatgctagcgagtgattaaccactcgcctttaaaatctagacggcaaggcctgtgtACATGCAGCTCACTGTTTCGAGAAGCGTAGGGTGTTAACCCCCAACTGTCCCAACCCGCCCCGGTGTTctaatggaccccaatggaaatacgCTTCACAAGAGGCTTTcatgggttatccagggttgtgtAATTGTTCCATTAAATATAAACTAACAACTAGAGGATTCCATTCTAAAAGAATTCACTAACAGctaccaaatgggctattccattttaaatccacactaccaatGTAGAAGATTTAGCGTAAGTCTTCCATATAATGAGTGTGGGTTCAAACGGAATAGACacttgggtaacttccatttgaaatactcgatCCAGTTGTATAAGATatgggtaaagccatatacaATTGGGTTTCAAAATAAGACGCCTACCCAAttcaattttgaaaaacaaactccctctgtggaagatttgtcttaaatctttcacaggggtatgtcagattttaactgaaatagcaCAATTATCATTAGCTCAAATTCAAACCACTTGCTGATAATAATTATTCCCTATTTGTACCAGACATGCTGATTTTAGCTCGTGTTACAGGCTgtattttctcatattttgtattGTTAAGGCTATAATgtcgcttttataaatacgcacgtgaccacctccgcgctgccataactaGTAgagagtaagtctcgaagtggccttctacatagcggttggtctttctataggcctacatttggatgcaaaggcggaacaacattaGACCACTGTGCAGCACAATAGTGTCTCTTTTGTTCAactgtgtgattatattgtaaaaatttccgtcgttgaatattttttccgtcgttaaatactttcaaaatgttgtttttgataacatattacaaattcggaatcccaccatgtgtaataattttgctattcaattaatacttaaatttgatgatatttatttacagagttcctatccttttctatATAGttgtcaatgcatgaggatttggtcacgcttgctggtcttggtatgtcgtgcccatgagacacgtgcgtatttataaaagcgcatttataaatataaccgaagtaatAGTATTAACATAGTTTTTGTACTTACCAGACGGATCAGGAACAGTAATTCCGTTACATAGCAGTGTTACCAACAGAACCAGTAAAAATGGTATCCAAACAAACCGTAGTGGATACATCGTGGAAATGGTAGGATCGTCTGCAACGATTTGTTTGAGCTAATTGACAATATTTCAAATACAGTGAGGTAATTGACAATATTTCAAATACAGACAAAAACCTTCAGAAAAGAGTTTCGTCCATTTGTATTGTTGTTACTTCCATAACCTATACATCAATGTCAACCGTTCCAATATATAACGTGATTCAACTCCGAGTATTTACCATTTTATCACGCTTAACTTGTCCTTTCTTTTGTTGGATTTCATACTCTATTTGTCATATTCATAGTCCATTACACggtgtatacttgtatttattacCTGACGGCAAAACGGCAAATTCAATTGTTTTTTCAATGGTCGTGTGGTGTATTACGTATTTAGATAGCCTTGGCACTGACTTCCCGAAGGTGTTTCATCGGACAATGCTGTCAAAATATTAGGTGTAAAACGTTTAGGATATGAGAACCGGGTATGAGAATCGTTCTCACAGAATGACAGACAGACAAGTTGTGTTGTATTGAAAGTTTATAtttctattatcatgattattattcaA encodes the following:
- the LOC140159100 gene encoding uncharacterized protein yields the protein MYPLRFVWIPFLLVLLVTLLCNGITVPDPSDTDLHRLLSRYPRGIPSGRGQASDVSTCDMITTVPDDVRSTLDLDNFYQKYTDAYGIPILSSSEVSDEALHRACYVVRFMLADRKDVRDALYDGHGRVAVIGIDELTNDIPEHSFLDDTWNDRARGLGGTLHIPVTSASEENLLCLGQRQDRWYEEDLLMHEFAHSIHLIGMNKVDQTFQTRLQQAFDNAEEKGLWKQTYAKANIKEYFAEGVQKFFNVDTHRNFIDGVHNNISTRESLRGYDQELYNLVSDVFPCLNDVVKRCQQQQLISSQNLLLNCQAADGKTTSSPEVLTTTGVTSPDVTTAGASTVSPKTTVNYMTPLKSATTKMLLNATPTKKLPAKGAIGGACNLKFQGVTVILLEILTFLWLRHA